Proteins from a genomic interval of Pirellulales bacterium:
- a CDS encoding phage Gp37/Gp68 family protein, whose amino-acid sequence MSAKSKIEWTDATWNPVRGCTKISPGCAHCYAETFAERFRGVPGHPYEQGFDLRLVPEKLTEPITWSRQRMVFVNSMSDLFHKDVPDAYIELVSRVMAAADWHIYQVLTKRGERLRDLLQTKLRFAADLPHIWWGVSVENRRHGLPRIQQLQDAKPSMAFLSIEPLLEGLGTINLRGVDWVIVGGESGPGARPMLPEWVFSIRKQCERAKVPFFFKQWGGIKKSSTGRELDGRTYDDYPRVARNAVPAALTRKELVEQYQGAWPQDPRPNNKQTA is encoded by the coding sequence ATGAGCGCTAAATCCAAGATCGAGTGGACGGATGCGACGTGGAACCCCGTGCGTGGCTGCACGAAGATCAGTCCGGGCTGCGCTCACTGTTATGCCGAGACATTTGCCGAGCGATTCCGGGGCGTGCCCGGACATCCCTATGAGCAAGGCTTCGACCTGCGGCTTGTGCCGGAAAAACTCACGGAACCCATCACTTGGTCGAGGCAGCGGATGGTATTCGTCAATTCGATGAGCGACCTCTTCCATAAGGACGTGCCGGACGCCTACATCGAGTTGGTCTCACGAGTCATGGCGGCGGCAGACTGGCACATCTACCAAGTACTCACGAAGCGAGGTGAGCGCCTTCGCGATTTGCTCCAAACGAAGCTTCGTTTCGCCGCCGACTTGCCGCATATCTGGTGGGGCGTCAGCGTTGAGAATCGACGACACGGACTTCCGCGAATCCAACAACTCCAGGACGCCAAGCCATCGATGGCCTTTTTGTCGATCGAGCCATTGTTGGAGGGTCTGGGAACAATCAATCTGCGCGGGGTAGACTGGGTGATTGTTGGCGGCGAAAGCGGGCCAGGCGCACGGCCGATGCTCCCTGAGTGGGTCTTTAGCATCCGCAAGCAATGCGAGCGGGCGAAGGTTCCGTTCTTTTTCAAACAATGGGGCGGCATAAAAAAGAGCTCCACTGGCCGTGAACTCGACGGCCGAACTTACGACGACTATCCTCGCGTCGCGCGCAACGCAGTGCCCGCTGCGTTAACGAGAAAAGAGCTGGTCGAGCAGTATCAAGGTGCCTGGCCGCAAGATCCGCGGCCTAACAATAAGCAGACGGCTTGA
- a CDS encoding three-Cys-motif partner protein TcmP, with protein sequence MSHEHHDWKPGSDPPLIRPHSQAKHRVLRAYLERYVSVLTVRIQQDTFRLTLIDGFAGGGLYLDSRSKEERPGSPLIMLEAMEQAAEDAQKIRTKPFHLDVQYIFIEKDRKALDYLRQVLSESKYASLVGGRIELIHGEFTAQVPKITAFVKKRGRAGRAIFVLDQFGYSAVPLPTIRGILATLDNAEVILTFATDSLIDYLSENEPTQKILEKVGITLPSKNVRTAKEEREWRRTIQFALHREIPVRTEAKFYTPFFIRSTDAHRDFWLIHLSGHFRARDVMVGLHWKQGTSFAHYGRSGLRMLGYDQEHDAEWTQQQMLPGFFFDETALVSSQEELLEQLPERIFNHSDGIQFTELFSNLTNECPVTAEIMKDVLSDLAKQGVIQVKDKTGAKSRRVGIQHDSDIIIPTRQMRLFLR encoded by the coding sequence ATGAGCCACGAGCACCATGACTGGAAGCCTGGGAGTGATCCCCCGCTAATTCGGCCACACAGTCAAGCCAAGCACCGTGTTCTCAGAGCTTATCTTGAACGCTACGTGTCGGTTCTGACCGTACGAATCCAACAAGACACTTTTCGACTGACTCTGATTGACGGCTTCGCGGGTGGCGGGCTCTATCTGGATTCGCGCTCCAAAGAAGAACGTCCAGGCTCTCCGCTAATCATGCTCGAGGCGATGGAGCAAGCGGCTGAGGACGCCCAGAAGATCAGGACAAAGCCATTTCACCTCGACGTCCAGTACATCTTCATCGAAAAGGACCGCAAGGCCCTCGACTATCTTCGGCAGGTCCTTTCAGAGTCGAAGTACGCGTCGCTAGTTGGCGGCCGTATCGAACTGATCCACGGAGAATTCACGGCGCAGGTGCCAAAAATCACGGCGTTCGTGAAGAAGCGTGGGCGCGCAGGCCGTGCAATCTTTGTACTCGATCAGTTTGGCTACAGCGCTGTGCCTCTACCGACGATCCGCGGCATACTTGCCACGCTCGATAACGCTGAGGTGATTCTGACGTTCGCGACGGATTCGCTAATCGACTACCTGAGCGAGAACGAACCAACGCAAAAGATCCTAGAAAAAGTTGGCATCACACTTCCTTCGAAAAACGTTCGGACAGCCAAAGAGGAGCGCGAGTGGAGACGGACGATTCAGTTCGCACTGCACCGTGAAATCCCCGTAAGGACCGAGGCCAAGTTCTACACGCCGTTCTTTATACGGTCGACCGACGCCCACCGCGACTTCTGGTTGATCCATCTCTCCGGGCACTTCCGCGCCCGCGACGTAATGGTGGGATTGCATTGGAAGCAAGGTACTTCGTTCGCCCACTATGGTCGCTCCGGTTTGCGGATGCTTGGCTACGACCAAGAGCACGATGCGGAATGGACGCAGCAACAGATGTTGCCAGGCTTCTTCTTCGACGAGACGGCGTTGGTTTCCAGCCAAGAGGAACTTCTGGAACAGTTGCCCGAAAGGATCTTCAATCATAGCGACGGCATCCAGTTCACCGAGCTATTCTCGAACCTTACGAATGAATGCCCCGTCACAGCGGAGATCATGAAGGACGTCTTGAGCGATTTGGCCAAGCAAGGTGTAATCCAGGTTAAAGACAAAACCGGTGCGAAATCTCGGCGCGTGGGAATTCAACACGACTCCGACATCATCATTCCTACACGCCAGATGCGGTTGTTCCTAAGGTGA